The Verrucomicrobium spinosum DSM 4136 = JCM 18804 genome includes a region encoding these proteins:
- a CDS encoding autotransporter-associated beta strand repeat-containing protein, with product MIVALSRLRSLVVAGTGSPVQALSTAHLCLKWIALGCLAVAGTASAATWDDENGDNLWTTLTNWSDNATQAAQAVIFDTAGTGTAAGTVTSIMDASGTFTISSLRFQQNSATLFHTLQINSGNTLVVNGANSLKVGVGSYNASNIGTVDNARTHVTITGPGALQVNNTSGNFEVGMPTAADAVLNQTTLDMTGLASFTANVNELRVAWGKLNQGTLNLSNTANDITANIIQISNTGGQNAAAGIMVLGSGTNAIQATTINLGISKGDATLRFASQTAGSPGTVTIGGKTAGSAANFVLASASDSTAANLVGLLDLRGHVATVTAGDIIMGRRSGNGGNGATGTISFDSGTFTVNNLSMGIRQQDAAGTGGKATGILNVAGGVFTVNAGGSVILGTRLGTTGTGTAEGIINLSGGTLVSNVDIQHGGGTGAVSTINMTGGIFDLKGRNFGDAVNRITTLNFKNGRLQNVGEVNGGQTGLTITGTTGDIVVLEGVNTYTGGTSLTSGARLQVGSGGITGVLGSGQVTMANAATVAFNRSNAMTVNNVFAGAGGNLEQMGTGRTILTATSTHTGTTTVKAGVLQATSATVLSQSTRLVVESGGAFYFLSGSGGSMNLAQGASQNLDLRDGSIVGVEVGGTINSGAVGALTAGNVELRLFGNPSLGSLPGNTPLLQSSGGGLNGANYSLRVYNNTNFGATLNAKTDTAITAAITGATALTQAWWVGGRVTGNTGEWAVSTGATSNWGADAAGATTAVVPGATTDVFISATGGDATSMSLGADMSVGSITVQSTGAANLTDARYLLTLTKSNAITTNAGAGATNLAVRLNLANAAPIITVNSTTALTLSGVLTGSAGFNKSGAGTLILSGAEANEYTGAVSVTAGTVELSKTAGQNAITGNLAAGDGTGSDRVLWRASDQIADSSIVTLNVGGLLSLNGFSDTIGGLNGVGTVENASGSVASVLAVGFGGASSSFEGLLRNGSTGTLGLTKTGAGTLTLLGATANTHTGLTTVLGGVLALNKTAGTNAIGGALTINGGTVQMLASDQIVNTGAVTITGGGVLALGAFDDSVGAVTLDNGDITGTGLLTAGGAYTVRNGSVSANLAGASGFRKEGAGTVSVSGTNTFTGLVKVDQGVLKVLSSKALGAVTNTVELSGDSGQSRNPTLWFEGGVNVTIAAMRTSGAGNSGATAGVLYNASGVNTLNVTGDISLTAGNGGSTYFSQAGTLIINAARLRASDTSRTLALDGPGSGVINALIENGTTVALPLTKSGTGAWVLNGANTYTGATAVNAGTLKVTHKNGLSGTSRLTVASGATFHYQSGAIGNNLTVAGLTLANNSRIGVELGNSIVVGAGGATTTGATVTVDLFGVSGNPYAAGAYNVITAGSGLNAGTYNLGLVYNMTGFRVDTTQGTGGISKTDTAVTVHLAAAAELAVAYWKGGFTGGGGTLGHVWAVSNGTTQSNWVTDTGADTPLVPGINTNVIFSATGAANQNVPMVLGANMSIGSLTFNDVTAVTLSDALNQLQLNGQNAITVNGPGPVVLNTRLVLANAAPILNVDAGGSLTLGLSVSGSTVTKTGAGSLTFSGTHSSTFSGLFTVNGGALLLGKTDGVASISDDLLVQSGGTVRLLNGNQIADAADVTVEAGGKLDLNGKAESIDGLNGGGTVTNEAVTATTLVLGVGNEDGSFAGVIEDGTGGMSLIKTGTGVQSLSGVNTYSGLTTVLNGTLRLGANNALGTGDVLVNGATAVLDVSAYTDTVGKVTLTNGSITGTSASLLTSTTSFELLNGMVSARLAGNVAVNKTTTGTVTLSGQSTYTGGTNIKQGTLVVTGVNALPTNGAVVIGDAGNVGVLQVNEDQSISSLRFRSNTATFNTLTIAAGKTLTITGIDSLKVGVGSGTVADPYVNTSTTKATINGAGSLVVNNSTGTLSVGIQNIDQNNGENTSELDLRDLGSFSATVSALRVAYESKNNAILRLSNTSNTIEANLVSVGNSDQNNAGANAQMYLGAGTNIIRTSVLDVGRGKTSNALLTFGGASGTALIEGKTPGSAVNINVGVAGEVDTGATIGGTLNLTGHDVTVRANVLTIGRRTRASTGGATGVVSFSQGIFTANQILLASRTAGGTVTGQLNVSGGEFTVSSVIGNSIIIASGDSTNGHLNITGGVFHSNVKIQDGGGTGTSRLTLDGGTLDMHGNSIGEDVDVINELNFVSGVLKNVDAINGSAGITKTGAGKTLKVEGSNYYFGDTNVNAGTLLVNGTHGDPGEDYYGKAGAYNVASGAVLGGSGSIHLDAGKSIAIQSGGKLAVGDSTLATAQGASLTVSTMGSGALVFETGSSLEFDLTTAGSGGLNEGDTLVLEGRLSVATGVTLNIANPNALASWNYGDTWKLIDWSAITFADGSQEAFVIGSSFDSVLVGSGYSWDLTKLYADGTITVVPEPGRMMLVLVGFCFMLARRRRK from the coding sequence ATGATCGTCGCACTGAGCCGTTTGCGCTCCCTTGTCGTCGCTGGAACCGGTTCGCCGGTGCAGGCTCTTTCCACGGCGCATCTATGCCTGAAGTGGATTGCGTTGGGATGCCTTGCTGTCGCGGGGACAGCTTCCGCGGCCACTTGGGATGACGAGAATGGCGACAATCTCTGGACGACTCTGACCAACTGGTCCGACAATGCGACGCAAGCAGCGCAGGCCGTTATTTTCGATACAGCTGGTACCGGCACCGCAGCTGGCACGGTGACGAGCATCATGGATGCTTCGGGAACGTTTACAATTTCCTCCCTCAGGTTTCAGCAGAACAGTGCCACGCTGTTTCACACTCTCCAGATCAACTCTGGCAACACCTTGGTCGTCAACGGTGCCAACAGCTTGAAAGTGGGGGTTGGTAGTTACAATGCCAGTAACATCGGGACGGTGGACAATGCTCGCACCCATGTGACCATCACGGGCCCAGGGGCGCTTCAAGTCAACAATACCTCTGGGAACTTTGAAGTGGGGATGCCCACGGCCGCTGATGCCGTCCTCAATCAGACGACGCTGGACATGACTGGCTTGGCTTCCTTCACGGCCAATGTGAATGAACTGCGCGTGGCGTGGGGCAAGTTGAATCAGGGCACTCTCAATCTCTCCAATACGGCCAACGACATCACGGCCAACATCATTCAGATTTCCAACACGGGCGGGCAGAATGCCGCCGCTGGCATCATGGTGCTGGGGAGCGGGACCAACGCGATCCAGGCCACCACAATCAACCTCGGCATCTCGAAAGGTGATGCCACCCTCCGTTTCGCATCGCAAACGGCAGGTAGCCCTGGAACCGTGACGATCGGAGGGAAGACCGCAGGCTCCGCTGCGAACTTTGTTCTCGCCAGTGCTTCGGATTCTACAGCAGCAAACCTGGTGGGGTTGCTGGATTTGAGAGGTCACGTGGCTACGGTCACCGCGGGCGATATCATCATGGGGCGCCGGAGTGGTAATGGAGGTAACGGAGCCACGGGCACCATCTCCTTTGACAGCGGTACCTTCACCGTCAACAACCTGTCCATGGGAATCCGGCAGCAGGATGCTGCAGGCACCGGAGGCAAGGCTACCGGTATTCTGAACGTGGCGGGTGGCGTTTTCACCGTGAATGCTGGTGGGAGCGTCATTCTGGGTACTCGATTGGGGACCACCGGCACGGGCACTGCGGAAGGTATCATCAACCTGAGCGGAGGCACCCTGGTCTCCAATGTGGACATCCAGCATGGCGGTGGCACGGGGGCCGTCAGCACCATCAATATGACGGGTGGCATCTTCGATTTGAAGGGCCGTAACTTCGGCGATGCGGTGAATCGGATCACGACGTTGAACTTTAAGAATGGCCGCCTGCAGAATGTGGGCGAGGTGAATGGTGGCCAGACCGGGCTCACCATCACTGGCACCACGGGAGACATCGTGGTGCTGGAAGGCGTAAACACCTACACTGGCGGGACATCACTCACCAGTGGTGCCAGATTGCAGGTCGGATCGGGCGGGATCACCGGTGTCCTGGGTTCTGGTCAAGTGACAATGGCCAATGCTGCGACGGTTGCTTTCAATCGGTCCAACGCCATGACGGTGAATAACGTCTTTGCGGGTGCGGGCGGAAATCTGGAGCAAATGGGCACTGGTCGCACCATTTTGACAGCGACCAGCACCCATACGGGGACAACCACGGTGAAAGCAGGCGTCCTTCAGGCGACCTCGGCCACTGTTCTGAGCCAGTCCACCCGCTTGGTGGTGGAATCCGGTGGCGCGTTCTATTTCTTGTCGGGATCGGGCGGCTCGATGAACTTGGCCCAAGGTGCCAGCCAGAATCTTGATCTGCGTGATGGGAGCATCGTGGGTGTGGAAGTTGGTGGCACCATTAACAGCGGGGCAGTGGGCGCGCTCACTGCGGGAAATGTGGAATTGAGGCTGTTCGGAAACCCCTCGCTGGGTTCGTTGCCGGGCAACACGCCCCTGCTACAGTCTTCTGGCGGTGGTCTGAATGGGGCCAACTACTCGTTGCGTGTGTACAACAACACCAATTTCGGCGCGACGCTGAACGCGAAGACGGATACTGCCATCACCGCTGCGATCACTGGAGCAACTGCTCTTACCCAGGCTTGGTGGGTGGGGGGGCGCGTCACCGGAAACACCGGTGAATGGGCCGTCTCGACGGGCGCGACGAGCAACTGGGGTGCGGATGCTGCAGGGGCTACCACAGCGGTGGTGCCCGGTGCCACCACGGATGTCTTTATTTCGGCAACGGGTGGCGATGCCACGAGCATGTCTCTTGGCGCAGACATGTCTGTGGGGAGCATCACCGTCCAGAGCACCGGCGCGGCGAACCTCACGGATGCCCGGTATCTACTCACCCTCACAAAGAGCAACGCGATCACCACCAATGCAGGCGCGGGTGCGACCAATCTGGCCGTCAGATTGAATCTGGCGAATGCCGCCCCCATCATCACTGTCAACAGCACCACGGCATTGACCCTTTCCGGTGTGCTGACGGGCTCAGCGGGATTCAACAAGTCAGGCGCTGGCACGCTGATATTGAGTGGTGCCGAGGCGAATGAGTACACAGGTGCAGTATCGGTCACGGCAGGTACGGTGGAGCTGAGTAAAACGGCAGGCCAAAACGCCATTACCGGAAACCTCGCGGCTGGTGACGGGACCGGTTCGGACCGCGTCCTCTGGCGCGCTTCTGATCAGATCGCAGACAGCTCCATCGTTACTCTCAACGTGGGTGGACTGCTCTCCTTGAACGGGTTCAGTGACACCATCGGTGGTCTCAATGGGGTGGGGACAGTGGAAAACGCTTCCGGCTCGGTGGCCTCAGTGCTGGCGGTAGGATTTGGTGGGGCCAGCAGTTCCTTTGAGGGGCTCCTTCGCAATGGCAGCACTGGCACGCTTGGCCTGACCAAGACAGGTGCCGGGACCCTGACACTGTTGGGGGCCACGGCCAACACGCATACTGGACTGACAACGGTGTTGGGAGGTGTGCTGGCTCTCAATAAGACCGCCGGGACCAATGCTATTGGTGGGGCGCTGACGATCAACGGAGGCACCGTGCAGATGCTTGCCTCGGATCAAATCGTTAACACTGGGGCCGTGACGATCACCGGAGGAGGAGTATTGGCGCTGGGTGCGTTCGATGATTCTGTGGGGGCTGTGACTCTGGACAACGGTGACATCACCGGGACGGGCCTGCTGACGGCGGGTGGAGCCTACACCGTGCGGAATGGCAGTGTTTCCGCCAACCTCGCCGGGGCGTCGGGCTTTCGCAAGGAGGGGGCCGGCACGGTCTCTGTTTCTGGAACCAACACTTTCACCGGTCTGGTGAAGGTGGATCAAGGGGTGCTCAAGGTGCTTTCCAGCAAGGCGCTTGGCGCGGTGACGAATACGGTGGAACTGAGTGGAGACTCTGGGCAGAGCCGGAATCCGACCCTTTGGTTCGAAGGCGGGGTGAATGTGACCATTGCGGCCATGCGCACATCCGGTGCTGGCAACAGCGGTGCGACTGCGGGTGTTTTGTACAACGCATCTGGGGTGAATACCCTCAACGTGACGGGCGACATCAGCCTCACGGCAGGAAATGGCGGTTCGACCTATTTCTCCCAAGCAGGTACGTTGATCATCAATGCCGCCAGACTGCGCGCCAGCGATACCAGCCGTACTTTGGCACTGGACGGTCCGGGCAGTGGAGTCATCAACGCCCTCATTGAGAATGGCACAACGGTGGCGCTCCCCCTTACCAAGAGCGGTACGGGTGCATGGGTCCTCAATGGTGCCAACACCTATACGGGTGCCACGGCTGTCAACGCCGGAACCCTCAAGGTGACCCACAAGAACGGTCTCTCCGGTACGTCCCGGCTGACCGTTGCCAGCGGGGCGACGTTCCACTACCAGAGCGGGGCCATCGGAAACAACCTCACTGTGGCAGGCCTGACCCTGGCAAACAACAGCCGGATCGGTGTGGAGCTCGGTAACTCGATCGTCGTGGGAGCCGGCGGGGCCACGACCACAGGGGCGACGGTGACGGTTGACCTCTTTGGGGTCTCTGGCAATCCGTATGCGGCAGGTGCGTACAACGTGATCACGGCTGGCAGCGGCCTCAATGCGGGCACCTACAATCTGGGTCTGGTGTACAATATGACGGGGTTCAGGGTGGATACGACCCAGGGCACCGGAGGCATCAGCAAGACGGACACCGCAGTGACGGTGCACCTTGCAGCGGCTGCGGAGCTGGCCGTCGCCTACTGGAAGGGCGGCTTCACAGGAGGGGGGGGGACGTTGGGCCATGTCTGGGCAGTCTCCAACGGCACAACGCAGAGCAACTGGGTGACGGATACCGGTGCGGACACACCGCTGGTACCAGGTATCAACACCAACGTGATCTTCTCCGCCACGGGGGCGGCAAATCAGAACGTGCCCATGGTCTTGGGAGCCAACATGAGCATCGGTTCGCTGACTTTCAATGACGTCACGGCGGTCACCTTGTCAGATGCGCTGAACCAGTTGCAGCTCAATGGCCAGAACGCCATCACGGTAAATGGACCGGGCCCGGTGGTGCTCAACACCCGTCTGGTCCTCGCAAACGCTGCACCGATCCTGAATGTCGATGCTGGCGGATCGCTGACTCTGGGTTTGAGTGTCTCGGGCTCCACAGTCACCAAAACGGGGGCAGGTTCGCTGACGTTCTCCGGCACACATTCCAGCACCTTCTCTGGCTTGTTCACTGTCAACGGCGGTGCTCTCCTGCTTGGTAAGACAGACGGAGTGGCCTCCATTTCTGATGACCTGCTGGTCCAATCCGGCGGCACGGTGCGGCTACTGAACGGCAATCAGATCGCTGATGCTGCCGACGTGACGGTAGAAGCCGGTGGCAAACTGGACCTGAACGGTAAGGCGGAATCCATCGATGGTCTGAACGGAGGTGGCACAGTCACCAACGAAGCCGTTACAGCCACCACATTGGTGCTCGGCGTGGGCAACGAGGACGGGAGCTTTGCCGGTGTCATTGAAGATGGGACAGGCGGTATGTCTCTGATCAAAACGGGCACTGGTGTCCAGTCGCTTTCAGGAGTCAACACCTACTCCGGCCTGACCACTGTGCTCAATGGCACACTCCGGCTTGGAGCCAATAACGCTCTGGGGACAGGAGATGTGCTGGTCAACGGCGCGACGGCCGTCCTGGATGTGAGCGCTTACACCGACACGGTGGGCAAGGTGACTCTCACCAACGGTTCAATCACAGGCACTTCGGCATCTCTTCTCACCAGCACCACCAGCTTTGAGCTGTTGAACGGCATGGTGAGCGCAAGGCTGGCGGGCAATGTGGCCGTAAACAAGACCACCACAGGAACAGTGACTCTGTCGGGTCAGAGCACCTACACAGGGGGTACGAACATCAAACAAGGGACCCTCGTGGTCACAGGCGTCAACGCCCTCCCCACAAACGGGGCTGTGGTGATCGGTGATGCGGGCAATGTAGGTGTGTTGCAGGTGAACGAAGATCAGTCGATCTCAAGCCTCCGCTTCCGCAGCAATACCGCCACGTTCAACACGCTGACCATCGCTGCCGGCAAGACGCTGACGATCACGGGGATTGACAGTCTCAAAGTAGGCGTGGGTTCCGGGACCGTCGCTGATCCTTACGTGAACACGAGTACCACCAAGGCGACTATCAACGGTGCAGGCTCTCTCGTCGTGAACAACAGTACCGGGACCCTTTCTGTGGGGATCCAGAACATTGACCAGAACAACGGGGAAAATACCTCGGAGTTGGACCTGCGGGACCTGGGCTCCTTCTCAGCAACAGTCAGTGCGTTGCGAGTGGCCTACGAATCAAAGAACAACGCTATCTTGCGGCTTTCCAACACCAGCAACACGATTGAGGCCAACCTGGTGAGCGTGGGCAACAGTGACCAGAACAACGCCGGGGCCAATGCCCAGATGTATCTGGGTGCGGGTACCAACATCATCCGCACCAGTGTGCTGGACGTGGGACGTGGCAAGACGTCCAATGCTCTTTTGACCTTTGGAGGCGCATCCGGCACTGCTCTCATTGAGGGGAAAACGCCGGGGTCCGCCGTCAACATCAACGTGGGTGTGGCTGGCGAGGTGGATACCGGGGCAACCATCGGGGGGACTCTCAATCTCACGGGACATGACGTTACGGTGCGTGCAAACGTACTGACGATCGGTCGTCGTACGCGGGCCAGCACGGGCGGCGCAACGGGTGTGGTGAGCTTTAGCCAGGGCATCTTCACGGCCAATCAGATCCTCCTTGCCAGCCGGACGGCTGGTGGCACGGTGACCGGCCAGTTGAATGTCAGCGGCGGCGAGTTCACGGTCTCCTCAGTGATCGGTAACAGCATCATCATCGCGTCAGGCGACTCCACCAATGGTCATCTCAATATCACAGGCGGGGTTTTTCACTCCAACGTGAAGATCCAGGATGGCGGCGGCACAGGCACAAGCCGGCTGACCCTGGACGGAGGGACGCTCGACATGCATGGCAATTCCATCGGTGAAGATGTGGACGTCATCAATGAGCTCAATTTCGTCAGTGGGGTGCTCAAGAATGTGGACGCCATCAATGGCTCCGCCGGGATCACTAAAACGGGAGCTGGCAAGACGCTGAAGGTGGAAGGTTCCAACTACTACTTCGGCGATACCAACGTGAACGCAGGTACGCTGCTGGTGAACGGTACTCATGGTGACCCGGGCGAGGACTATTATGGGAAGGCTGGGGCGTACAATGTGGCGTCGGGAGCCGTGCTGGGAGGCTCCGGATCGATTCACCTGGATGCTGGCAAATCGATCGCGATCCAGTCTGGCGGCAAGCTGGCGGTGGGTGACTCCACGCTTGCCACCGCTCAGGGGGCTTCCTTGACCGTGAGCACCATGGGCAGCGGGGCGTTGGTCTTTGAGACGGGCAGCTCGTTGGAGTTTGACCTGACGACCGCTGGCTCGGGCGGGCTGAACGAGGGTGATACCCTGGTACTTGAAGGACGTTTGAGCGTGGCGACAGGGGTGACACTCAACATCGCCAACCCCAATGCCTTGGCAAGCTGGAACTATGGCGATACCTGGAAACTGATTGATTGGTCGGCCATAACCTTTGCGGATGGGTCACAAGAAGCCTTTGTCATTGGGTCAAGCTTTGACTCAGTCCTAGTAGGGAGCGGCTACTCCTGGGACCTCACCAAGCTTTATGCTGACGGGACGATTACCGTTGTGCCGGAGCCTGGCCGCATGATGCTGGTGCTGGTGGGCTTCTGCTTCATGCTGGCACGCAGAAGGAGGAAGTAG
- a CDS encoding PSD1 and planctomycete cytochrome C domain-containing protein, with protein MPGFRKPHPVLIPALLCAAASSWAAAPLDFNRDIQPILSENCYHCHGPDKAERKGGLRLDEEAAAKALVDGHIAIRPGDSSQSTAIQRIFSNDPEEVMPTPKSNRKLTTAQKDLLKRWVEEGAPWGKHWAFVKPVKATVPVLPPDITYGNTIDAFVIDRLKRENLALSTQASRETLIRRVTLDLTGLPPTTEELTAYLANASPQAYERVVDRLLKSPRFGERMAWDWMDAARYADSNGYQGDPERTMWPWRDWVVQAFNANMPYDQFTVWQMAGDLLPGASPEQKLATGFHRNHMMNGEGGRIPEETRVENVMDRVDTTATVWLGLTLACAKCHDHKFDPLTQREYYALYDFFNQTSEDGAIRGGKAAPAMDMSTPAELERVKKAEARVSAVAAEVEAHELRKFPRAEGAPLLETDAAKLPGNLPATLAKVPPVKRGVDGLLEAVAHFKNEGSDPEYVKALEKLLSANRERTAAANGVTKVMIMDTLAQPRQTSILAKGAYDKPTDQVQAGTPAILPALLTSGGTGPTRLDLAKWLVSPDHPLTARVTVNRFWQSFFGVGLVKSTEDFGVQGAKPSHPELLDWLAVDFIESGWDVKALCKQIVMSRTYRQSSRVTPELQERDPENRLLARASRHRLPSWMIRDQALFAAGLLTETQGGPPVRPYQPEGIWEEATFGKISYKQDHGDALYRRSLYIFWRRIVGPTMFFDNAARQTCDVRSLRTNTPLHALTTLNDITYVEAARAMAQRVLQAPAPPDDRVKLGLAFQWATARAPTAEEFDILLGRLDYLRTQFQETPADAAKLLAVGESPRDKSLPEIEHAAWTALCQLLLNLDETITRE; from the coding sequence ATGCCTGGATTCCGCAAGCCCCACCCCGTCCTGATTCCAGCCCTGCTCTGCGCGGCCGCCTCATCGTGGGCGGCGGCACCCCTGGACTTCAACCGGGACATCCAGCCAATCCTCTCGGAGAACTGCTACCACTGCCACGGGCCGGACAAGGCAGAGCGTAAGGGAGGCCTGCGACTGGACGAGGAAGCCGCCGCCAAGGCCCTGGTGGATGGGCACATTGCGATCCGCCCTGGCGACAGCAGTCAGAGCACCGCGATCCAGCGGATCTTTTCCAACGATCCTGAGGAGGTCATGCCCACGCCCAAGAGCAATCGGAAGCTCACCACGGCCCAGAAGGACCTGCTGAAGCGCTGGGTGGAGGAAGGTGCCCCCTGGGGCAAGCACTGGGCCTTTGTGAAGCCCGTGAAGGCTACCGTCCCTGTGCTGCCCCCCGACATTACCTATGGAAACACCATTGATGCCTTCGTCATCGACCGACTGAAACGAGAGAACCTTGCCCTCAGCACTCAAGCCAGCAGGGAGACCCTGATTCGCCGGGTGACGCTGGATCTCACGGGTCTGCCTCCCACAACAGAGGAATTGACCGCCTACCTCGCCAACGCCTCCCCCCAAGCTTATGAGCGTGTGGTGGACCGTCTGCTGAAGTCGCCCCGGTTTGGCGAGCGCATGGCCTGGGACTGGATGGATGCGGCACGGTATGCGGACAGCAATGGCTATCAGGGCGATCCCGAACGCACCATGTGGCCCTGGAGGGACTGGGTGGTGCAGGCCTTCAATGCCAACATGCCGTACGACCAGTTCACCGTCTGGCAGATGGCGGGCGATTTGTTGCCTGGGGCCAGCCCGGAGCAGAAGCTGGCCACCGGGTTCCACCGGAATCATATGATGAATGGCGAAGGCGGCCGCATCCCAGAGGAGACCCGGGTGGAGAATGTGATGGATCGCGTGGACACTACAGCCACTGTCTGGCTGGGGCTGACTCTGGCCTGCGCGAAATGCCACGACCACAAGTTCGATCCCCTCACCCAGCGGGAGTACTACGCACTCTACGACTTCTTCAATCAGACCTCCGAGGATGGAGCGATCCGCGGTGGCAAGGCCGCGCCAGCTATGGACATGTCCACCCCCGCCGAGCTGGAACGGGTGAAGAAGGCGGAGGCTCGGGTCTCTGCCGTTGCGGCGGAGGTGGAGGCCCATGAGCTCAGGAAATTCCCCCGGGCTGAAGGCGCACCGCTTCTCGAGACCGATGCCGCCAAGCTGCCCGGGAATCTTCCCGCCACGCTGGCGAAGGTGCCCCCGGTCAAACGCGGCGTGGACGGCCTGCTCGAAGCGGTGGCTCACTTCAAAAATGAAGGCTCCGATCCGGAGTATGTGAAGGCACTGGAGAAGCTCCTTTCCGCGAACCGGGAACGGACCGCCGCCGCCAATGGCGTGACCAAGGTGATGATCATGGACACGCTGGCGCAGCCCCGGCAGACCTCCATCCTGGCAAAAGGCGCGTACGATAAACCCACCGACCAGGTCCAGGCGGGCACCCCCGCCATCCTCCCTGCTCTGCTCACCTCCGGAGGCACCGGCCCCACCCGGCTGGATCTGGCAAAATGGCTCGTCTCCCCAGACCATCCCCTCACCGCCCGGGTCACAGTGAACCGTTTCTGGCAGAGCTTCTTCGGCGTGGGCCTGGTGAAGTCCACAGAGGACTTTGGCGTTCAGGGAGCCAAGCCCTCCCACCCGGAGTTGCTGGACTGGCTGGCCGTCGATTTCATCGAATCGGGCTGGGATGTGAAGGCACTCTGCAAACAGATCGTGATGAGCCGCACCTACCGGCAGTCCTCCCGCGTCACGCCGGAGTTGCAGGAGCGGGATCCCGAGAACCGCCTCCTGGCCCGCGCCTCACGGCATCGGCTCCCCTCCTGGATGATCCGCGATCAGGCCCTCTTTGCGGCCGGGCTGCTCACTGAAACCCAGGGAGGTCCGCCAGTTCGCCCTTACCAGCCAGAGGGCATCTGGGAGGAGGCCACATTTGGCAAGATCAGCTACAAGCAGGATCATGGCGATGCCCTCTACCGGCGCAGTCTCTATATCTTCTGGCGGCGCATCGTCGGACCTACGATGTTCTTCGACAATGCCGCGAGGCAGACCTGTGATGTGAGATCTCTCCGGACCAACACGCCCCTGCATGCTCTAACCACTCTGAACGACATCACCTACGTAGAGGCCGCCCGGGCCATGGCGCAGAGGGTACTCCAGGCCCCGGCACCTCCTGACGACCGCGTCAAACTAGGCCTCGCCTTCCAGTGGGCAACCGCGCGAGCGCCGACAGCGGAGGAGTTTGACATCCTACTGGGACGACTGGACTACCTGCGCACGCAGTTTCAGGAAACCCCTGCAGATGCCGCAAAACTGCTGGCCGTGGGAGAGTCCCCACGCGACAAGAGCCTTCCTGAAATCGAACACGCCGCGTGGACCGCCCTGTGCCAGCTCTTATTGAATCTGGACGAGACGATCACGCGGGAGTGA